GATGCCCTCTTCGGTTTCGATGACAAGGATATAAATATTTTCATCAGGAATATCCTTCCAATGGGCAGCCCGCTTGTCAAAATTAAAAGATGTATAATGGTCTTTGAAATAAATCGAGTCTTTCAGGTGAATTTTATTTAATTCTTCCCAGAGTGGTTTGATTTCATAAAGGAGCTGTTTCGATAATCTCCGATAATTCAATGTTTCCATTGTTTGATATTTGATAAGATCTCTTTTTTATTGAAAAACGCACGTTTTAGCTGAAGATATTCCTCTTCCGAGCATTTTCCCTTACAGTCTGACTCAGCTAATTCCGATTTCTTAAAGGCGTTTTCGATTTTATCGCATGGAAAAAGATCACATTCCCCGCAATTATCTTTATCTTTCAAATGTACGCAATC
The DNA window shown above is from Bacteroidota bacterium and carries:
- a CDS encoding DUF3795 domain-containing protein; this encodes MNRVSICGDICTECPRFIATKNNDTEELQKVARLWYRLGFRDRIVSIEEIKCTGCNKQKSCSYGLNDCVHLKDKDNCGECDLFPCDKIENAFKKSELAESDCKGKCSEEEYLQLKRAFFNKKEILSNIKQWKH